In one Planctomycetota bacterium genomic region, the following are encoded:
- a CDS encoding phosphonoacetaldehyde hydrolase codes for MQRYSTGARYRGPLQAVLFDWAGTTIDFGSRAPTATFVRVFADEGVAITEAEAREPMGMAKRAHIETLLQMPAVAERWRQAHRRAPTSVDVDRLYVAFLPMQLKCLTDYADLLPGAADVVAACRQRGMKIGSSTGYVREMMDVLMPLAERQGYRPDEMLCASDLKEGRPAPWLNLENARRLGVFPLESIVIVDDTRVGIEAGRNAGMWTVGVIRTGNEVGLSRAALEALASAERDKLCADAAARLAAAGAHYTIDSVADLLPVLDEIERRLAAGERP; via the coding sequence ATGCAACGCTATTCGACCGGCGCGCGATACCGAGGCCCACTTCAAGCCGTCCTGTTCGACTGGGCCGGTACGACGATCGATTTTGGCTCGCGCGCGCCGACGGCGACGTTCGTTCGCGTGTTTGCCGACGAAGGCGTGGCCATCACCGAAGCCGAGGCCCGCGAGCCGATGGGAATGGCCAAGCGAGCGCACATTGAAACGCTATTACAGATGCCGGCCGTAGCCGAACGCTGGCGGCAGGCCCATCGTCGCGCGCCGACGAGCGTCGACGTCGATCGGCTGTACGTCGCGTTCCTGCCCATGCAGTTGAAATGCCTGACCGATTACGCCGACCTGTTGCCCGGCGCGGCCGACGTGGTGGCCGCCTGTCGCCAGCGGGGAATGAAGATCGGTTCCAGCACCGGCTACGTTCGCGAGATGATGGACGTGCTGATGCCGTTGGCCGAGCGGCAAGGTTACCGGCCCGACGAAATGCTCTGCGCCAGCGACCTGAAAGAAGGACGCCCCGCGCCGTGGCTCAACCTGGAGAACGCTCGCCGGCTTGGCGTCTTCCCTCTCGAATCGATTGTCATCGTCGATGACACGCGCGTGGGGATCGAAGCTGGGCGGAACGCCGGCATGTGGACCGTGGGCGTGATTCGAACCGGCAATGAGGTGGGGCTGTCGCGCGCGGCGCTCGAGGCGCTGGCTTCCGCCGAGCGTGACAAGCTGTGTGCTGACGCGGCGGCGCGTCTGGCCGCCGCCGGCGCGCATTACACCATCGACTCGGTGGCCGACCTGTTGCCGGTGCTCGATGAAATCGAGCGGCGACTGGCCGCTGGTGAACGGCCCTGA
- a CDS encoding zinc-binding dehydrogenase — MVFSGAGRPLEAKRFALPTLGEREVLVRVTGCTLCGSDLHTYTGRRSVPVPTVLGHEILGHIAVFGPGAARQDFTGQPLAEGDRVTWAIVANCGDCFYCRRDLPAKCLHSVKFGHEPLRDGQELTGGLAEYCVLPRGSAIFRLPDQLSDKVACPANCATATVAAVLEAAGAVRKRAVLVLGAGMLGLTACAMANLAGASAVICCDVLPERRQKAMAFGASAVASPDNVAEFVTQLTDGHGVDAVLELSGSTDALEQSLPLLRLGGTAVLAGAVFPTRPLTLEPERLVRRNLTLRGVHNYAPRHLEAALRFLAAAERFPFASLVSSWLPLAHAEQAFQQAHHGHAYRIGVRCAPE, encoded by the coding sequence ATGGTGTTCTCGGGCGCAGGTCGCCCATTGGAGGCGAAGCGATTCGCGCTCCCCACTCTTGGCGAGCGGGAGGTGCTCGTGCGCGTCACGGGCTGCACTCTCTGTGGTAGCGATCTGCATACGTACACGGGGCGGCGCAGCGTGCCGGTACCGACCGTGTTGGGCCATGAGATCCTGGGGCACATCGCCGTATTCGGCCCCGGCGCGGCGCGGCAAGACTTCACCGGCCAGCCACTCGCCGAGGGTGATCGCGTCACCTGGGCCATCGTGGCCAACTGTGGCGATTGCTTTTATTGTCGGCGTGACTTGCCAGCCAAGTGCCTGCACAGCGTCAAGTTTGGCCACGAACCGTTGCGCGACGGCCAAGAGTTGACTGGCGGGCTGGCCGAGTATTGCGTCTTGCCGCGCGGCTCGGCGATCTTTCGCTTGCCCGATCAGCTAAGCGACAAGGTCGCCTGTCCAGCTAACTGCGCCACGGCCACCGTGGCCGCGGTGTTGGAAGCGGCCGGCGCGGTTCGCAAACGAGCAGTGTTGGTCCTGGGGGCCGGCATGCTTGGGCTGACGGCGTGTGCCATGGCCAATCTGGCCGGCGCCAGCGCGGTGATCTGCTGCGATGTGCTCCCCGAGCGGCGACAAAAGGCAATGGCGTTTGGCGCTTCGGCCGTGGCCAGCCCAGACAACGTGGCCGAGTTCGTCACTCAATTGACCGACGGGCATGGAGTCGACGCGGTGCTCGAATTGTCGGGCTCGACCGATGCGCTGGAGCAATCGTTGCCGCTGTTGCGGCTGGGCGGGACTGCGGTCTTGGCCGGCGCGGTTTTCCCGACGCGGCCGCTGACGCTCGAACCCGAGCGACTGGTGCGCCGCAACCTGACGCTGCGCGGTGTTCACAATTACGCGCCGCGGCACCTGGAAGCGGCGCTGCGGTTCTTGGCCGCGGCCGAGCGATTCCCGTTTGCGTCGTTGGTGTCGAGTTGGTTGCCGTTGGCACATGCCGAGCAAGCGTTTCAACAGGCACACCACGGCCACGCCTATCGCATTGGCGTGCGCTGCGCGCCTGAATAA
- a CDS encoding zeta toxin family protein — MAAKTPKLIVLAGPNGAGKSTLAPALLHDVLSVTQFVNADVIAEGLAGFDPASAAFEAGRIMLERLDELARHRVDFAFETTLAARSHAPRLSQLIQQGYHVHLVYLWLSSASAAVKRVANRVRLGGHDVPEETIRRRYEAGLKNFFGIYQPLAMSWRMYNASSIRRLRVIASGRHEVADQVDDPVLWDRIKGAYAHGD; from the coding sequence ATGGCCGCCAAGACGCCCAAGTTGATCGTGTTGGCTGGCCCAAACGGCGCCGGCAAATCGACGTTAGCGCCGGCGCTGTTGCACGACGTGCTGTCGGTGACGCAATTCGTCAACGCTGATGTGATCGCCGAGGGGCTGGCCGGTTTCGACCCGGCCAGCGCCGCGTTTGAGGCTGGTCGGATCATGCTGGAACGTCTGGATGAACTTGCCAGACATCGGGTCGATTTCGCATTTGAAACGACGCTGGCGGCGCGATCCCATGCACCAAGACTCAGTCAGTTGATTCAACAGGGCTACCATGTTCATCTTGTTTATCTGTGGCTGTCGAGCGCTAGTGCAGCGGTGAAGCGAGTGGCGAATCGTGTTCGGTTGGGCGGGCATGATGTGCCTGAAGAGACGATTCGTCGTCGCTATGAGGCAGGTTTGAAGAACTTTTTTGGTATCTACCAGCCACTGGCGATGAGCTGGCGGATGTATAATGCTTCGTCGATCAGGAGATTGCGGGTGATTGCGTCTGGCCGGCACGAGGTGGCTGATCAGGTTGACGATCCTGTGCTCTGGGACCGAATCAAGGGAGCGTACGCTCATGGCGACTGA
- a CDS encoding MotA/TolQ/ExbB proton channel family protein, whose translation MRTDVNDQRCAPPEGAGVKRAQQAPLPSREGLGEGKRRRSLAALILACALAGLSISVQAQAPAPPARTAPVDVERQRQAEREAEAALAAGKKAKPAAAQPASEEKVGDKIHSMFQLYWLKGGVLMIPITLLSVLVIILAIERLFGLRRGRVIPAQLVDSLNQLASKPGGLDPRAAYQLCQQFPSAAANVLRSVLLKVGRPHSEVEHTVAEASNREATKLYRNVRTINLAVSVAPLLGLLGTVQGMIRCFFDAANLGAGANKYQYLAEGIYTALITTFGGLVVAIPASVFAHYFEGRIQVLFQDIDELLSSLLPQLERYEGKLRVARTSDVQRAAAAPPPAPPVTPEPPVVAN comes from the coding sequence ATGCGAACTGACGTGAACGATCAACGATGCGCACCGCCCGAAGGCGCCGGCGTGAAGCGCGCCCAACAAGCACCCCTCCCTTCCAGGGAGGGGCTGGGGGAGGGTAAACGGCGTCGCAGCCTGGCCGCACTGATTCTGGCGTGCGCCCTCGCCGGCCTAAGCATCTCGGTCCAAGCCCAGGCCCCTGCCCCGCCGGCGCGCACGGCCCCAGTCGACGTCGAGCGTCAGCGCCAGGCCGAGCGTGAAGCCGAGGCCGCCCTCGCCGCCGGCAAAAAGGCCAAGCCAGCCGCGGCCCAACCCGCCAGTGAAGAGAAAGTCGGCGACAAGATTCACTCGATGTTCCAACTTTACTGGTTGAAGGGTGGCGTGCTGATGATCCCCATCACGCTCCTCTCGGTGCTGGTCATCATCTTGGCCATCGAACGGCTCTTCGGCCTGCGCCGCGGTCGGGTCATTCCGGCGCAGTTGGTCGATAGCTTGAACCAGTTGGCGTCGAAGCCCGGCGGACTCGACCCGCGGGCGGCGTACCAGCTTTGTCAGCAATTCCCGTCGGCCGCCGCCAACGTGCTGCGGTCGGTGCTACTCAAGGTCGGCCGTCCGCACTCCGAAGTCGAGCACACCGTGGCCGAAGCCAGCAACCGCGAAGCGACCAAGCTGTATCGCAACGTACGGACGATCAACCTGGCGGTCAGCGTAGCGCCCTTGCTGGGGTTGCTCGGCACGGTCCAGGGGATGATCCGCTGCTTCTTCGACGCGGCCAACCTTGGCGCCGGCGCCAACAAGTACCAATACCTGGCCGAAGGCATCTACACCGCGTTGATCACCACGTTCGGCGGGCTGGTGGTGGCGATTCCGGCTTCGGTCTTTGCCCACTACTTCGAAGGACGCATCCAGGTTTTATTCCAGGACATCGACGAGCTGCTGAGCTCGCTCTTGCCGCAATTGGAACGCTACGAAGGCAAGCTCCGTGTGGCTCGCACCAGCGATGTCCAGCGCGCCGCGGCCGCGCCGCCGCCGGCTCCCCCCGTGACGCCCGAACCCCCCGTGGTCGCCAACTAG
- a CDS encoding phosphotransferase, whose amino-acid sequence MSSKANQPLKQVASLRWRFSPAWRKLAERDELPLDDWFRQGQVEVVKHGRHRTVYRVDLPHQSFFVKHDHRVGFWRRVWQRWFGSAAQREFSRTLELQRRALPTVEPVACGWAAGAATDNVLVTVAVAGARSLNEYVAELPAGRASSETCDERRHLIDALAALVAAAHRAGVCHNDLHGGNLLVAPADASAVSTTGARAAGPRLFLVDVPGVELRRALSWRAATLNLVMLNHDWRGRASRRERLRWLRQYLEGRADLGTARPTLREAAAEVSRLTDDYSIRLVTRRDRRAWQENRDYHQGATDAADWFATRDVPAELIPSLLATLDSLRARRELVRLGGDAQPVDLLRIAGGMDWLPARWRYRHARSLWHDNQSLWARGIATPRGMLLATPRNGESEVEATLVVQPLASQRSLAEHAAWLARLPADECARQLVMLAGSAVRLLGQLHVWRIYFQQISPRDLVVYEHEGRWSVAVNVGARLRRSRRERIDWQSADLVALGRLAAELGVRLAPSDSWRVLKVYRATWESAAPTCRELWQRVT is encoded by the coding sequence GTGTCGAGTAAAGCAAACCAGCCGCTGAAGCAGGTCGCCTCGCTGCGCTGGCGGTTCTCGCCGGCGTGGCGCAAGCTGGCCGAGCGCGACGAATTGCCGCTGGACGACTGGTTCCGTCAGGGACAAGTCGAAGTCGTCAAGCATGGCCGGCATCGCACGGTCTATCGCGTCGATCTCCCGCACCAGTCGTTCTTCGTCAAGCACGATCACCGGGTCGGCTTTTGGCGGCGAGTCTGGCAGCGCTGGTTCGGCTCGGCGGCCCAGCGAGAGTTCTCGCGAACCCTGGAATTGCAGCGGCGCGCGCTCCCCACGGTCGAGCCCGTGGCGTGCGGCTGGGCCGCCGGCGCCGCCACCGACAACGTGCTGGTCACCGTGGCGGTTGCCGGGGCGCGGTCGTTGAACGAGTACGTGGCCGAGTTGCCGGCCGGACGCGCATCGAGCGAAACTTGCGACGAGCGGCGGCATTTGATCGACGCATTGGCGGCGCTGGTCGCGGCGGCCCATCGTGCGGGAGTGTGTCACAACGATTTGCACGGGGGGAATCTGCTGGTCGCGCCGGCGGATGCTTCGGCCGTGTCGACGACGGGTGCGCGTGCGGCCGGGCCGCGACTGTTTCTAGTCGATGTCCCAGGAGTCGAGCTGCGGCGGGCGCTGTCGTGGCGTGCGGCGACGCTGAATCTGGTGATGCTCAATCACGATTGGCGAGGCCGCGCCTCGCGGCGCGAGCGACTGCGCTGGCTGCGGCAGTATTTGGAGGGGCGCGCCGATCTGGGGACGGCGCGACCGACGCTGCGCGAAGCGGCGGCGGAAGTGTCGCGCTTGACCGATGATTACTCGATCCGCCTGGTCACGCGCCGCGACCGGCGGGCCTGGCAAGAGAATCGCGACTATCACCAGGGCGCGACTGACGCGGCCGATTGGTTCGCCACGCGCGACGTGCCGGCCGAGTTGATTCCAAGCTTGCTGGCCACGCTCGATAGTTTGCGCGCCAGACGTGAGCTGGTGAGGCTAGGCGGCGACGCACAGCCCGTCGACCTGCTTCGCATCGCCGGCGGAATGGATTGGCTGCCTGCGCGCTGGCGTTATCGACACGCCCGATCGCTGTGGCATGACAATCAATCGCTTTGGGCGCGGGGGATTGCCACGCCGCGAGGGATGCTCTTGGCGACACCACGAAACGGCGAGAGTGAAGTCGAGGCGACGCTCGTCGTGCAACCCCTCGCGAGTCAGCGATCGTTGGCCGAACACGCGGCTTGGCTGGCGAGACTACCAGCAGACGAATGCGCGCGGCAGCTTGTCATGTTGGCCGGCTCGGCGGTGCGGCTGTTGGGGCAACTGCACGTCTGGCGGATCTATTTCCAGCAGATTAGCCCACGGGATCTGGTCGTTTATGAACATGAAGGGCGCTGGTCGGTGGCCGTGAATGTCGGGGCGCGATTGCGTCGCTCGCGGCGCGAGCGGATCGATTGGCAGTCGGCAGATCTGGTGGCCTTGGGGCGATTGGCGGCTGAGCTGGGAGTGCGCCTTGCGCCAAGTGACTCGTGGCGAGTACTCAAGGTCTATCGAGCGACGTGGGAGTCGGCGGCGCCGACGTGCCGCGAGTTGTGGCAACGTGTGACGTGA
- a CDS encoding biopolymer transporter ExbD: MPVQINKGFVSGGINMTPMIDCVFLLLIFFLVATQFEEAERDMNVILPDASEAMPITARPKELFINVNQQGQFIVNGQHLNEQQLLGVLQKSSADNPGRQTVYIRADKRVPFEFVAAVMNLCNRAKIRDYRVTTAPVT; this comes from the coding sequence ATGCCTGTGCAAATCAACAAAGGGTTCGTCTCGGGCGGCATCAATATGACGCCGATGATCGACTGCGTCTTTTTGCTGCTGATCTTCTTTCTGGTGGCGACCCAGTTCGAGGAAGCCGAGCGGGACATGAACGTCATCCTTCCCGACGCCAGCGAGGCGATGCCGATCACCGCCCGCCCCAAGGAACTGTTCATCAACGTCAACCAGCAAGGCCAGTTCATCGTCAACGGCCAGCACCTCAACGAGCAACAACTGCTGGGCGTGCTGCAAAAATCCTCGGCCGACAATCCCGGCCGCCAGACCGTCTATATCCGCGCCGACAAGCGCGTGCCCTTCGAGTTCGTGGCCGCGGTGATGAACCTGTGCAACCGCGCCAAGATTCGGGACTATCGCGTCACGACCGCCCCGGTCACCTAA
- a CDS encoding HD domain-containing protein — translation MTSVAQIAELFQQCGNSQYGGECVTQVEHALQAAWSAEQEGADAALITAALLHDIGHLLHDLPDDAPEQGIDDHHENAGYHWLTRWFDASVTEPVRWHVAAKRYLCTVDVSYFDQLSPPSIQSLHLQGGVMNADERADFEKLSHWREAVRLRRWDDTAKVANLRTPPLEHFFSYVERAARPQPVKG, via the coding sequence ATGACTTCCGTGGCACAAATTGCCGAGTTGTTTCAGCAGTGTGGCAACTCGCAATATGGGGGCGAATGTGTCACCCAGGTGGAACACGCCCTGCAGGCCGCCTGGTCGGCCGAGCAGGAAGGGGCCGACGCGGCGCTGATCACCGCGGCGTTGTTACACGACATTGGGCACCTGCTTCACGACTTGCCGGACGACGCCCCCGAGCAAGGGATCGACGACCATCACGAAAACGCCGGCTATCACTGGCTGACCCGCTGGTTCGACGCATCGGTCACCGAGCCGGTTCGATGGCACGTGGCGGCCAAGCGCTATCTGTGTACGGTTGACGTCAGCTATTTCGATCAACTTAGTCCGCCGTCGATACAGAGCTTGCACTTGCAAGGTGGGGTGATGAACGCGGACGAACGGGCCGACTTCGAGAAACTGAGCCATTGGCGCGAGGCAGTGCGACTTCGCCGCTGGGACGACACGGCCAAGGTTGCCAATCTGCGGACGCCGCCGCTTGAACACTTTTTTTCCTACGTCGAACGTGCCGCGCGACCGCAACCAGTGAAAGGTTAA
- a CDS encoding TIGR03364 family FAD-dependent oxidoreductase: protein MTASADVAIVGAGIVGLAHAWAAARRGKSVLLFERSAAAQGASIRNFGMIWPVGQPAGELHQTALLSRELWIEAARGAGFWLNPCGSLHLAYRADELAVLEEFFSQAGREYRCELITPAAVCDHSPGVRREGLLAGLWSASEMCVDPRQTLRVLPRWLQSTYDVLLEYETTIARVDGTRLTATDGRNWRAERTIVCGGADFETLFPEVFATAGLRRCKLQMLRTVAQSGDWRLGPHLAGGLTLRHYDSFERCPSLPALKQRVAAECPELDAYGIHVMASQNELGEVVLGDSHEYDAQIEPFDKQRIDELILAELRRFLVLPDWTIGQRWHGIYAKHPRLHVLTAEPQPGVTICTATGGAGMTLSLGLAEQMWQTRS from the coding sequence ATGACTGCGTCGGCCGATGTCGCGATTGTCGGGGCTGGCATTGTCGGCTTGGCCCACGCCTGGGCCGCGGCGCGACGGGGCAAGTCGGTGTTGTTGTTCGAGCGCAGCGCGGCCGCGCAGGGAGCGTCGATTCGTAACTTTGGCATGATCTGGCCCGTGGGCCAGCCGGCTGGCGAGTTGCACCAGACGGCCCTGCTGAGTCGCGAGCTGTGGATCGAGGCGGCCCGCGGCGCCGGCTTCTGGTTGAACCCTTGCGGGTCGTTGCATCTGGCCTACCGCGCGGACGAGTTGGCGGTGCTGGAAGAGTTCTTCTCGCAAGCCGGTCGCGAGTATCGCTGTGAACTGATTACCCCGGCAGCCGTGTGCGATCATTCGCCGGGCGTGCGCCGCGAGGGATTGCTGGCCGGCTTGTGGAGCGCCAGCGAAATGTGCGTCGACCCGCGGCAGACGCTCCGCGTGTTGCCGCGCTGGCTGCAATCGACCTATGACGTGCTGCTGGAGTACGAGACCACGATCGCCCGTGTCGACGGCACCCGGCTGACGGCGACCGATGGTCGCAACTGGCGGGCCGAGCGGACCATCGTCTGTGGCGGCGCGGACTTCGAGACCTTGTTTCCCGAGGTGTTCGCCACGGCGGGATTGCGACGCTGCAAACTGCAAATGCTGCGCACGGTGGCTCAGTCGGGCGATTGGCGCTTGGGGCCGCATCTGGCCGGTGGGCTGACGTTGCGGCATTACGACAGCTTTGAACGCTGTCCGTCGTTGCCAGCGCTGAAGCAGCGCGTGGCGGCCGAGTGTCCCGAGTTGGACGCCTATGGCATCCACGTGATGGCGTCGCAAAACGAACTGGGCGAGGTCGTGCTCGGCGATTCGCATGAATACGATGCCCAGATCGAACCGTTCGACAAGCAGCGGATCGATGAACTGATCTTGGCCGAGCTGCGGCGGTTTCTGGTCTTGCCCGATTGGACCATCGGCCAGCGCTGGCATGGCATCTATGCCAAGCATCCGCGGCTGCACGTGTTGACCGCCGAACCACAGCCAGGAGTGACCATTTGCACCGCCACGGGGGGCGCTGGCATGACGTTGTCGTTGGGGCTGGCCGAGCAAATGTGGCAAACGCGCTCGTGA
- a CDS encoding metallophosphoesterase family protein, whose protein sequence is MSIFDRRQFLGTSLGGLAGLAAAGLPAWSIARETATAQGKLDSLFLTWQRDPTTTMTVQWLAPASTAADATVRCTLAKGEGSAHTAGAAHKPYPMTDLQVFRAELTGLKPGTEYQFTVGKGETSYRFRTMPAKATDAFQFISGGDCDVNEHAVTNNLLAARQDPMFTIIGGDLGYDDGKKVDKSLGFIRNYSQQMVDSQNRLIPLIVCLGNHEVDGGYGKPREKAPFYFALHDGLYKDQSYATLDFGDYLSLVLLDSGHISPIDGEQTAWLQKALAARADVPHLFAVNHVPSYPSYRSPDTSSSKDGTGELSRKHWVPLFEKHNVGAVFEHHDHTFKRTHALRGGTPSSNGVVYLGDGSWGKLRAPKEPESRPYLAKTDAAFHLSIHRLEGEQCFHLAQEEGGRIVDACVTAKRALRTKTRS, encoded by the coding sequence ATGTCGATATTTGATCGTCGCCAGTTTCTGGGTACATCGCTCGGTGGCCTGGCTGGTCTGGCCGCGGCCGGTCTGCCCGCATGGAGCATAGCGCGCGAGACGGCAACCGCCCAGGGGAAGCTCGACTCGCTGTTTCTCACCTGGCAACGCGACCCCACGACGACGATGACCGTGCAATGGCTGGCGCCGGCCAGCACCGCCGCCGACGCCACGGTTCGCTGTACCCTGGCCAAGGGAGAAGGATCGGCTCACACGGCCGGCGCCGCGCACAAGCCTTACCCGATGACCGACCTGCAAGTCTTTCGCGCCGAGTTAACCGGGCTGAAGCCGGGGACCGAGTATCAATTCACGGTCGGCAAAGGTGAAACGAGCTACCGCTTTCGCACCATGCCGGCCAAGGCGACCGACGCGTTTCAATTCATCTCGGGTGGCGACTGCGACGTCAACGAACACGCGGTGACGAACAACTTGCTGGCCGCGCGGCAGGATCCGATGTTCACGATCATCGGCGGCGACCTGGGCTACGACGACGGCAAGAAAGTCGACAAGAGCCTGGGCTTCATCCGCAATTACAGCCAGCAGATGGTCGATAGCCAGAACCGGTTGATTCCGCTGATCGTCTGCTTGGGCAATCACGAGGTCGACGGTGGCTATGGCAAGCCGCGCGAGAAGGCGCCGTTCTATTTCGCGCTGCACGACGGGCTTTACAAGGACCAGAGCTACGCCACGCTCGACTTCGGCGATTACTTGAGCCTGGTCCTGTTGGACTCGGGACATATCTCGCCGATCGACGGCGAACAGACCGCCTGGCTCCAAAAGGCGTTGGCCGCGCGGGCCGACGTGCCCCATTTGTTCGCCGTGAACCACGTGCCGTCCTACCCATCGTATCGCAGTCCCGATACCAGCTCGTCGAAAGACGGCACCGGCGAACTGAGCCGGAAACATTGGGTGCCGCTATTCGAGAAGCACAACGTCGGCGCGGTCTTTGAGCACCACGACCATACATTCAAGCGGACCCATGCGCTACGGGGTGGCACGCCGAGCAGCAATGGCGTCGTCTACCTAGGGGACGGTTCCTGGGGCAAGCTGCGTGCGCCGAAGGAACCCGAGTCTCGCCCCTATCTGGCCAAGACCGACGCGGCGTTCCATCTGTCGATCCATCGCCTGGAAGGGGAGCAATGCTTCCACTTGGCGCAAGAAGAAGGGGGCCGGATCGTCGACGCATGCGTAACGGCCAAACGGGCACTGCGCACCAAGACACGCTCGTAA